In Archangium violaceum, the following are encoded in one genomic region:
- a CDS encoding alpha/beta hydrolase-fold protein, which yields MTHPHPSRSTFLLLLALTALAGCEPKPPTTPTEQTHSDVQFDVTVPPETPVDATLLLVGSDPSFKGSSGKGLELIYQGGTTFSVKARLPKDKELTYTIQMTAPSAQVALDSAGVAVPARTVQVHENEEKVGFEVERWGPEGGATGARTVFIVAVPDITPPDAEVWLSGNQPELGNWNGAGVKLYKAVNNSYATTLTFAAGTSLAFKATRGSWETVEKSAEGREVGDHTFKTGGGFERVSITVGSWADFGSVPPPQVLTGKIEYLKDVTSTLTTLKKRDVIIWLPPGYDANDTTTRYPVLYMHDGQNLMDATTAAYGFEWGVDETAQKLVEEGKVEPLIIVGVYNTSDRGPEYTQVPDPRYPEVDGANGGRADDYGRFLAEELKPMIDKKYHTKTDAQSTGLAGSSLGGLVSMYLGMTRSETFGRLGVVSPSVFWGQKDIITKVKALEQKPALRIWLDIGTEEGGNGQETVADTRELYDALVGEGWVAGSDLKYTEKEGAGHNEASWAARFGDILQYLYPPR from the coding sequence ATGACGCACCCACACCCCTCGCGTTCCACGTTCCTCCTGCTGCTCGCACTGACGGCCCTGGCCGGCTGTGAGCCCAAGCCTCCCACCACCCCCACCGAGCAGACCCACTCCGACGTCCAGTTCGACGTGACGGTGCCGCCCGAGACGCCCGTCGACGCCACCCTGCTGCTCGTGGGCTCGGATCCGTCGTTCAAGGGCTCCTCTGGAAAGGGCCTGGAGCTCATCTACCAGGGCGGTACCACCTTCTCGGTGAAGGCGAGGCTGCCCAAGGACAAGGAGCTCACCTACACCATCCAGATGACCGCGCCGTCCGCGCAGGTGGCGCTCGACTCGGCGGGGGTGGCGGTGCCCGCTCGCACCGTCCAGGTGCACGAGAACGAGGAGAAGGTGGGCTTCGAGGTGGAGCGCTGGGGCCCGGAGGGTGGCGCCACCGGGGCACGGACCGTCTTCATCGTCGCGGTCCCGGACATCACCCCGCCGGATGCGGAGGTCTGGCTGTCTGGCAACCAGCCCGAGCTGGGCAACTGGAACGGGGCGGGCGTGAAGCTCTACAAGGCCGTCAACAACAGCTACGCCACCACGCTCACCTTCGCGGCGGGCACCTCGCTGGCATTCAAGGCGACGCGCGGCTCGTGGGAGACGGTGGAGAAGAGCGCCGAGGGCCGGGAGGTGGGCGACCACACCTTCAAGACGGGAGGAGGCTTCGAGCGCGTCTCCATCACGGTGGGCTCGTGGGCGGACTTCGGCAGCGTGCCGCCGCCCCAGGTGCTCACCGGGAAGATCGAGTACCTGAAGGACGTGACGTCCACCCTCACCACGCTCAAGAAGCGGGACGTCATCATCTGGCTGCCGCCGGGCTACGACGCCAATGACACCACGACGCGCTACCCGGTGCTGTACATGCACGACGGGCAGAACCTGATGGACGCCACCACGGCGGCGTACGGCTTCGAGTGGGGCGTGGACGAGACGGCGCAGAAGCTCGTCGAGGAGGGCAAGGTGGAGCCGCTCATCATCGTGGGCGTCTACAACACCTCGGACCGAGGCCCCGAGTACACGCAGGTGCCGGATCCCCGGTACCCCGAGGTCGATGGCGCCAACGGCGGCCGGGCGGATGACTACGGCAGGTTCCTCGCCGAGGAGCTCAAGCCGATGATCGACAAGAAGTACCACACGAAGACGGACGCGCAGTCCACGGGCCTGGCGGGCTCGTCGCTGGGGGGCCTCGTGTCCATGTACCTGGGCATGACGCGCTCGGAGACCTTCGGCCGGCTGGGCGTCGTCTCTCCCTCGGTGTTCTGGGGCCAGAAGGACATCATCACGAAGGTGAAGGCGCTGGAACAGAAGCCGGCGCTGCGCATCTGGCTGGACATCGGCACCGAGGAGGGTGGCAACGGGCAAGAGACGGTGGCCGATACCCGGGAGCTGTACGACGCGCTGGTGGGCGAGGGTTGGGTGGCCGGCTCCGACCTGAAGTACACCGAGAAGGAGGGCGCAGGTCACAACGAGGCGTCCTGGGCCGCGCGCTTCGGGGACATCCTCCAGTACCTCTACCCGCCCCGGTAA
- a CDS encoding AAA family ATPase: MWVKELIIHNIRSFERQEFSFTHEDKPYRWVTLLGENGGGKSTVLQALGLLMAGPEGAQTLIPRPVGWLRDESKQGLLHVRFHQGKKDPGKAKKPSKLFHHDLMVTGRKPLSLRGRVYTEPTIVGFPSPHLSWLREHAFSSRGQGWFAAGYGAFRRLTRSQQVIVPALEPQARYTNFLTQFNEDEPLATFERWMVYLDYVSAKRRQSSRQAERQRDLGINAINSMLPRGTRFDSVTEQGRILFDVGGRKVPTIAMSDGYRSVLALAGDLVWRLIQAFPKSANPLHEEGVVLIDELDIHLHPRWQRYIAGWLREQFPKLQFFVATHSPFVAAGAGEDALTLRLTLDQGVTRVEQVETLAALSVDGILQSEAFGQLSPYSPPTQAAIDRYDALARKKRRSQAEQKEFARLRAFMQQARPLGGPPEPGSLDAKLDAYIDKALQGKGRG; the protein is encoded by the coding sequence ATGTGGGTCAAGGAACTGATCATTCATAACATCCGCAGCTTCGAGAGGCAGGAGTTCTCCTTCACTCACGAAGACAAGCCTTACCGCTGGGTGACCTTGCTGGGTGAAAATGGTGGCGGCAAGAGCACGGTGCTTCAGGCACTTGGCCTTCTCATGGCAGGGCCGGAGGGAGCGCAAACGTTGATTCCCCGCCCGGTGGGATGGTTACGGGATGAGTCGAAGCAAGGCCTTCTGCACGTTCGCTTTCACCAAGGGAAAAAGGACCCGGGAAAGGCGAAGAAGCCATCGAAGCTGTTTCACCACGACTTGATGGTGACAGGTAGGAAACCCCTATCTTTGAGGGGCCGGGTTTATACGGAGCCCACCATCGTAGGGTTTCCCTCACCGCACCTGTCGTGGCTGCGCGAGCACGCCTTCTCCTCAAGGGGACAGGGGTGGTTCGCAGCCGGATACGGCGCCTTTCGGCGTCTGACACGTTCTCAGCAGGTCATTGTCCCAGCACTAGAGCCCCAGGCGCGTTACACGAACTTCCTCACCCAGTTCAACGAGGACGAGCCCCTCGCGACATTCGAGCGGTGGATGGTCTACCTCGACTATGTCAGCGCCAAGAGGCGTCAAAGCTCCCGTCAAGCCGAGCGCCAGCGCGACCTGGGCATTAATGCGATCAATAGCATGCTGCCTAGAGGGACTCGCTTCGATAGCGTAACTGAGCAGGGACGCATCCTCTTCGACGTGGGAGGTCGGAAGGTGCCAACGATCGCGATGAGCGATGGCTACCGGAGCGTCCTGGCGCTCGCCGGAGATCTGGTCTGGAGGCTCATCCAAGCCTTCCCCAAGAGTGCCAATCCCCTTCATGAGGAAGGGGTGGTGCTCATCGACGAATTGGACATCCACCTGCACCCCCGCTGGCAGCGGTACATCGCCGGCTGGCTGCGTGAGCAATTCCCGAAGCTCCAGTTCTTCGTCGCGACGCACAGCCCCTTCGTGGCCGCCGGGGCCGGGGAGGATGCCCTCACCTTGCGGCTGACACTCGATCAGGGCGTCACCCGGGTGGAGCAGGTGGAGACCCTTGCGGCCCTCAGCGTGGACGGCATCCTCCAGAGCGAGGCGTTCGGTCAGTTGTCACCCTACTCGCCTCCAACACAGGCCGCTATTGACCGGTATGACGCTCTGGCTCGCAAGAAGAGGCGCAGCCAGGCCGAGCAGAAGGAATTCGCGCGGCTGCGCGCGTTCATGCAGCAGGCCAGGCCCCTCGGAGGTCCACCTGAGCCGGGCTCACTCGATGCGAAGCTGGATGCCTACATCGACAAGGCGCTCCAGGGGAAAGGCCGGGGATGA
- a CDS encoding winged helix-turn-helix domain-containing protein produces the protein MPKPTSPSPVTLPLDEARAFLVSHLGLATPAYPPGAEGVRSLLLHLRHIQLDPLDVIGTNADLVALARVDGISKGDVYRHLYPGHAFEHWAKERCILPASAFPHYRERSLETPWWHLATRLERLPEKVLGAVLEELEAHGPLTASELTDHGAVQPLDWSGWKGTGKATSMALEVLWTRCQIVVCGRGPGGKRYDVPHRALPDVARASVGYTGDEGFARWGLGERVEAAGLLSRVAGPHWSTLSPVRTSPLPDTLVREGVLEEIALPDSPRRYLAPRGFRSRPVTPPDERMRILGPLDPLLWDRALVKQLFGFEYTWEVYKPEEQRRWGWYVCPLLHRGQLVGRLEARIQDGVLRVEKLWREKGVKLDDAALDEALTRHARACGAVKVRRPRARVG, from the coding sequence ATGCCCAAGCCAACCTCTCCTTCTCCCGTGACGCTGCCCCTGGACGAGGCGCGAGCCTTCCTCGTCAGCCACCTGGGGCTCGCCACACCCGCGTACCCCCCGGGCGCCGAGGGCGTGCGCTCCCTGCTGCTGCACCTGCGTCACATCCAGTTGGATCCGCTGGACGTCATCGGCACCAACGCGGACCTGGTCGCACTGGCGCGCGTGGATGGCATCTCCAAGGGCGACGTGTACCGCCACCTCTACCCGGGCCACGCCTTCGAGCACTGGGCCAAGGAGCGCTGCATCCTCCCCGCCAGTGCCTTCCCGCACTACCGCGAGCGCTCCCTCGAAACACCCTGGTGGCACCTCGCCACCCGCCTGGAGCGGCTGCCCGAGAAGGTGCTCGGCGCCGTGCTGGAGGAGCTCGAGGCCCATGGCCCCCTCACCGCCTCGGAGCTGACCGACCACGGCGCGGTGCAGCCCCTGGACTGGAGCGGGTGGAAGGGCACCGGCAAGGCCACCTCCATGGCGCTCGAGGTGCTGTGGACGCGCTGTCAGATCGTCGTGTGCGGCCGGGGTCCCGGGGGCAAGCGCTACGACGTGCCGCACCGTGCCCTGCCGGACGTGGCGCGGGCCTCCGTCGGATACACCGGTGACGAGGGCTTCGCCCGCTGGGGCCTCGGGGAGCGCGTCGAGGCCGCGGGTCTGCTCTCCCGGGTGGCCGGGCCTCACTGGTCCACGCTGTCCCCCGTGCGCACCTCGCCGCTGCCCGACACGCTCGTGCGCGAGGGTGTCCTGGAGGAGATCGCCCTGCCGGACTCGCCTCGCCGCTACCTCGCGCCCCGGGGCTTCCGCTCGCGGCCCGTGACACCGCCGGACGAGCGGATGCGGATACTCGGCCCGTTGGATCCTCTGCTGTGGGACCGCGCCCTGGTGAAGCAGCTCTTCGGCTTCGAGTACACCTGGGAGGTCTACAAGCCCGAGGAGCAGCGCCGCTGGGGCTGGTACGTGTGCCCCCTCCTGCACCGGGGGCAACTGGTGGGGCGGCTCGAGGCACGCATCCAGGACGGCGTCCTGCGTGTGGAGAAGTTGTGGAGGGAGAAGGGCGTGAAGCTGGACGACGCGGCGCTCGACGAGGCCCTGACGCGTCATGCCAGGGCCTGCGGCGCGGTGAAGGTGCGCCGGCCCCGGGCCCGGGTGGGCTGA
- a CDS encoding tRNA1(Val) (adenine(37)-N6)-methyltransferase produces MPAPDETLDSIGTAGVRVLQRRSGYRFTLDAVLLAAFAATEGSDAGGPLLELGAGSGVVSFLLACQFGLGPVDALELQPEVHARLMRAVALNACEGRVRPVLGDLREARSLFPPGAYAHVVSNPPFRPAHAGVRSPDEERAVSKQELACDAPSVVAAARHALGPGGRVSLVYPAARVAEVLGLLVAAKLYPVALRFVHARVEAPATRFLVHAVRDRQRGLAVRPPLIAHGEGPGGYSPEVASLMEPPRAERD; encoded by the coding sequence ATGCCCGCGCCGGACGAGACGCTCGACTCCATCGGCACCGCGGGCGTGCGGGTGTTGCAGCGCCGGAGCGGCTACCGCTTCACGTTGGACGCGGTGCTGCTCGCGGCCTTCGCGGCCACCGAGGGCTCCGACGCGGGAGGCCCGTTGTTGGAGCTCGGCGCGGGCAGCGGCGTGGTGTCCTTCCTGCTGGCGTGTCAGTTCGGCCTGGGACCGGTGGACGCGCTGGAGCTGCAGCCCGAGGTGCACGCGCGGCTGATGCGTGCCGTGGCCCTCAATGCCTGTGAGGGACGGGTGCGGCCCGTGCTCGGGGATCTGCGCGAGGCGCGCTCGCTGTTTCCTCCCGGGGCCTACGCGCACGTGGTGTCCAACCCTCCGTTCCGCCCGGCGCACGCGGGGGTGCGCAGCCCGGACGAGGAGCGTGCCGTGTCCAAGCAGGAGCTGGCGTGTGACGCGCCCTCGGTGGTGGCGGCGGCCCGGCATGCGCTGGGCCCGGGGGGACGGGTGAGCCTCGTGTACCCGGCGGCGCGCGTGGCGGAGGTGCTCGGGCTGCTCGTGGCGGCGAAGCTGTACCCGGTGGCCCTGCGCTTCGTGCACGCGCGCGTGGAGGCTCCGGCCACGCGCTTCCTCGTGCACGCGGTGCGCGACAGGCAGCGGGGGCTCGCGGTGCGCCCGCCGCTCATCGCTCACGGAGAGGGCCCCGGGGGCTACTCGCCCGAGGTGGCCTCGCTGATGGAGCCACCCCGGGCCGAGCGGGACTGA
- a CDS encoding zf-TFIIB domain-containing protein yields MKCPECKQPMAEQSFEGVAGNRVAVDVCHGCRGLWFDRHESRQLAPGGTLRLFREMHGRPGERRQRGTPFLSCPRCDSKLEPTHDLAHNNRFQYSRCTRGHGHFITFFHFLREKGIARSLKPKELAELRKHVDTLMCSDCGEPVRIANLTACVRCQAPLSLLDPDCVRTTVQDAQRMAGSRRDVTPEVAAQLLMTHTKLDDFHRKPEHHRSNAIPNVDVLLASSQQRQYVEGELKNMDLVGDGIVLVLGILGELFF; encoded by the coding sequence ATGAAGTGCCCGGAGTGCAAGCAGCCGATGGCCGAGCAGTCCTTCGAGGGAGTCGCCGGCAACCGCGTCGCCGTGGACGTGTGCCACGGCTGCCGGGGGCTGTGGTTCGACAGGCACGAGAGCCGGCAGCTCGCGCCGGGGGGCACCCTGCGGCTCTTCCGCGAGATGCACGGCCGGCCGGGCGAGCGCCGCCAGCGGGGCACCCCCTTCCTGTCCTGTCCGCGCTGCGACTCGAAGCTGGAGCCGACGCATGACCTGGCGCACAACAACCGCTTCCAGTACTCGCGCTGCACCCGGGGACATGGGCACTTCATCACCTTCTTCCACTTCCTGCGCGAGAAGGGCATCGCCCGGAGCCTGAAGCCCAAGGAGCTCGCCGAGCTGCGCAAGCACGTGGACACCCTGATGTGCTCGGACTGCGGCGAGCCCGTGCGGATCGCCAACCTCACCGCCTGCGTGCGCTGCCAGGCGCCCCTCTCCCTCCTGGATCCGGACTGCGTGCGCACCACCGTCCAGGACGCCCAGAGGATGGCGGGCTCGCGCAGGGACGTGACACCCGAGGTGGCCGCCCAGCTGCTGATGACACACACGAAGCTGGACGACTTCCACCGCAAGCCCGAGCACCACCGCTCGAACGCCATTCCGAACGTCGATGTCCTTCTCGCCTCGTCGCAGCAGCGACAGTACGTGGAGGGCGAGCTGAAAAACATGGATCTGGTCGGCGATGGCATCGTCCTCGTCCTCGGCATCCTCGGCGAGCTCTTCTTCTGA
- a CDS encoding retron system putative HNH endonuclease: MRRGRAPDVLTRNRARWLRDLQTARTPKERQRVLDRYRHEDVKDALVTLFHGKCAYCESSILHVDYGHIEHYRPKSKYPKQAFTWSNLVLACGVCNGSEHKGDEFPLKAQGGPLVNPCTEDPELHLSFEYDPVTRLASVRGRTTRGDTTEKCLGLNRQDLRRHRSTRVKQLWFIAQRATIDPNARRLLDEAASASEEYSAFANLLRDALLKGIPLSSVPLTS; encoded by the coding sequence GTGAGGCGTGGACGCGCGCCCGACGTCCTGACTCGCAATCGGGCGCGGTGGTTGAGGGACCTCCAGACGGCACGTACGCCGAAGGAGCGCCAGCGCGTCCTGGACAGGTACCGGCACGAGGACGTGAAGGATGCGCTCGTCACGCTCTTCCACGGCAAGTGCGCATACTGCGAGAGCTCCATCCTGCACGTCGACTACGGACACATCGAGCACTACCGGCCGAAATCGAAGTACCCGAAGCAGGCCTTCACCTGGTCCAACCTCGTCCTGGCCTGCGGCGTGTGTAACGGCAGCGAGCACAAGGGTGACGAGTTCCCGCTCAAGGCTCAGGGAGGCCCTCTCGTCAACCCCTGTACCGAGGACCCGGAGCTGCATCTCTCCTTCGAGTACGATCCCGTGACGAGGCTCGCCAGCGTGCGGGGAAGGACGACACGGGGGGACACCACGGAGAAGTGTCTCGGGCTCAATCGCCAGGATCTGCGCAGACACCGATCGACCCGCGTCAAACAACTCTGGTTCATTGCCCAGCGTGCCACGATCGATCCCAACGCGCGGCGCCTGCTCGACGAAGCGGCCTCGGCATCCGAGGAGTACTCCGCGTTTGCGAACCTGCTTCGGGATGCTCTCTTGAAGGGAATACCGCTCTCGTCCGTCCCGCTGACGAGCTGA
- a CDS encoding GNAT family N-acetyltransferase → MWRTTAPRSEFLFEVGEYRVRRVSEEDTPLLRELGERCLEHIELHYGSPPDPAQMIRELLSDLPPNKTLADKFGMGVFDGTGRLVGGIDVIRDYPEPGEWYLGLLVLDPGHRNHGLGEKLMDALIGWLRRREAAYLRLAVSEHNAAGQRFWTRLGFQPVKQVIAEFGNRQSVFHVMRRALEVR, encoded by the coding sequence ATGTGGCGGACGACAGCTCCCAGGAGCGAGTTCCTGTTCGAGGTCGGGGAGTACCGGGTGCGACGGGTCTCGGAGGAGGACACGCCGCTCCTGCGCGAGCTGGGAGAGCGCTGTCTGGAGCACATCGAGCTGCACTACGGCTCGCCGCCCGACCCCGCGCAGATGATTCGCGAGCTGCTGTCGGACCTGCCTCCGAACAAGACGCTCGCGGACAAGTTCGGCATGGGCGTCTTCGATGGCACGGGCCGGCTGGTGGGAGGCATCGACGTCATCCGTGACTACCCGGAGCCAGGTGAGTGGTACCTGGGGTTGCTGGTGCTGGACCCCGGCCATCGCAATCATGGACTGGGAGAGAAGCTGATGGACGCGCTGATCGGGTGGCTGCGGCGGCGAGAGGCCGCGTACCTGCGCCTGGCGGTGTCGGAGCACAACGCGGCGGGCCAGCGCTTCTGGACGCGCCTGGGCTTCCAGCCCGTGAAGCAGGTCATCGCCGAGTTCGGCAACAGGCAGAGCGTGTTCCACGTGATGCGCCGCGCGCTGGAGGTGCGATGA
- a CDS encoding endonuclease domain-containing protein: protein MSVPLGGPDTRSDAFALHELERHQRRREQGIPTLTVLAGPPGLASSLWRRWLDSLHRPVCTVLATSEVEVTRAWLETLARLGSLESAAADFLGGAAGLAPGELPSRLKAKTSHERDVLLQELLPSAPDGDSTRVCRCLLQPQVVHNPGVPLDAVLEACGRDAIRALAALHAILPPATAPALLLTGSGAEGLARAARIASKLCASIPSLVIALTADRPTLDAYLHGEASKALTMVREGLLELDAPSAETLGRKLEALGVKPSKELSAPLARLARDGVSDEVLTLFGEVVREHQRPSRGDGPEDRARSAEERFLYACLGEHPTTHGLFELNASPGFLLRGRQVEVDLLARRLSLAVEIDGYHHFKDPEDYRRDRRKDLALQRHGYLVLRFLAQDVVARLEEILDTISEVISQRREALMKEPSRGEVDHHGGARFSSG, encoded by the coding sequence GTGTCCGTGCCCCTTGGCGGACCCGACACACGGAGCGATGCCTTCGCCCTCCACGAGTTGGAACGGCATCAGCGTCGGCGTGAGCAGGGCATCCCCACGCTCACCGTGCTCGCAGGCCCTCCCGGTCTCGCCTCCTCCCTCTGGCGTCGCTGGCTCGACTCCCTCCACCGGCCCGTCTGTACCGTGCTCGCCACCAGCGAGGTCGAGGTCACCCGCGCCTGGCTGGAGACGCTCGCACGCCTCGGAAGTCTGGAGTCCGCCGCGGCGGACTTCCTCGGTGGGGCCGCTGGCCTCGCTCCGGGCGAGCTGCCCTCCCGCTTGAAGGCGAAGACGTCCCACGAGCGAGACGTCCTCCTCCAGGAGCTGCTCCCCTCGGCTCCCGATGGAGACTCCACCCGCGTGTGCAGGTGTCTCCTCCAACCACAAGTTGTCCACAATCCAGGTGTCCCCCTCGACGCGGTGCTCGAGGCCTGTGGCCGGGACGCCATCCGCGCGCTCGCGGCACTTCATGCGATCCTCCCCCCGGCCACCGCCCCCGCACTGCTGCTCACCGGCTCCGGCGCCGAGGGACTGGCACGCGCGGCCCGCATCGCCTCGAAGCTGTGTGCCTCCATTCCCTCCCTCGTCATCGCCCTGACCGCGGATCGGCCCACGCTCGACGCCTACCTGCACGGCGAGGCGTCCAAGGCCCTCACCATGGTGCGCGAGGGCCTCCTCGAGCTCGACGCTCCTTCCGCCGAGACACTCGGTCGAAAGCTGGAAGCACTCGGAGTGAAGCCGTCGAAGGAGCTCTCCGCCCCGCTGGCCCGGCTCGCGCGGGACGGCGTGTCGGACGAGGTGCTCACGCTCTTCGGCGAAGTGGTCCGCGAGCACCAGCGGCCCTCTCGGGGAGACGGGCCCGAGGATCGCGCGCGCAGCGCCGAGGAGCGGTTCCTCTACGCCTGCCTCGGAGAGCACCCCACCACCCACGGGCTGTTCGAGCTCAACGCGTCACCGGGCTTCCTCCTGAGGGGCAGGCAGGTCGAGGTGGACCTGCTCGCCCGTCGGCTCTCGCTCGCGGTGGAGATCGACGGCTACCATCACTTCAAGGATCCGGAGGACTACCGGCGCGACCGGCGCAAGGATCTCGCACTTCAACGGCACGGGTATCTGGTGCTGCGCTTCCTCGCCCAGGACGTGGTGGCGCGGCTCGAGGAAATCCTCGACACTATCTCGGAAGTCATCTCGCAACGACGCGAGGCCCTCATGAAGGAGCCCTCGCGGGGGGAGGTAGATCATCATGGAGGGGCACGTTTCTCGTCTGGGTGA
- a CDS encoding serine/threonine-protein kinase produces MRQVVEIPPVISLETRAALSASSTEDGRALLQERLGLFGKVGLLSAFAYHVAFLLVLCSQDLTMGLETLSRGLLLIEMLSQYVLFGGVWLLCRTGRRSQRVLEALDTGNTVLIGAVMALSPFDHPYPVAGAYEMVLALMAVLCLRAIIVPSSARRTLLLSIGVVTVGMAALLVATRIRDTSPFAPRLLFLLVLCWSALAVTAGTVASAVIYGLRKQVRDARKLGQYTLLQRLGAGAMGEVYLASHAMLRRRTAIKLLRAGSDGQGLERFEREVQLTSQLTHPNTIAIYDYGHTADGLFYYVMEYLEGVDLDGLLAVSGPQPPARVIHLLRQVCDALEEAHGQGLLHRDIKPANLFLCRRRGVPDLVKVLDFGLVKDLGESRDSASSRSGTLTGSPLFMAPEAISTPGKVDARSDLYSLGAVGYALLTGTHVFEGRGMVEVCAHHLHTPPEPPSQRVGHALPEDLSGLLLRCLAKRPEERFASVQELRDALEACADAGKWTKVDAERWWLQHGAAVDAAGSTRRVAPPLTGAQTVVAKDPMSRAA; encoded by the coding sequence ATGCGTCAAGTCGTTGAAATCCCGCCCGTCATCTCCCTGGAGACACGGGCGGCCCTGTCCGCCAGCAGTACCGAGGACGGGCGTGCACTGCTTCAGGAGCGCCTCGGGTTGTTCGGAAAGGTGGGCCTCCTCAGCGCCTTCGCCTACCACGTCGCCTTCCTCCTGGTGTTGTGCTCGCAGGATCTGACGATGGGCCTCGAGACACTCTCGAGGGGGTTGCTCCTCATCGAGATGCTCAGCCAATACGTCCTCTTTGGAGGGGTCTGGCTGCTGTGCCGCACCGGGAGGCGCTCGCAGCGGGTGCTGGAGGCCCTCGACACGGGCAACACCGTGCTCATCGGAGCGGTCATGGCGCTCTCGCCCTTCGATCATCCCTACCCGGTCGCCGGAGCGTACGAGATGGTGCTGGCGCTGATGGCGGTGTTGTGCCTGCGCGCCATCATCGTCCCGAGCAGCGCCCGCCGCACGTTGTTGCTGAGCATCGGCGTGGTCACGGTGGGAATGGCGGCGCTCCTGGTCGCCACGCGCATCCGGGACACGTCCCCGTTCGCTCCCAGGCTGCTCTTCCTGTTGGTGCTCTGCTGGAGCGCCCTGGCGGTCACGGCCGGTACGGTGGCCTCGGCGGTCATCTACGGGCTGCGCAAGCAGGTGCGCGACGCGCGCAAGCTGGGCCAGTACACGCTGCTGCAGCGGCTGGGCGCCGGCGCCATGGGCGAGGTCTACCTGGCCAGTCATGCCATGCTGCGCCGCCGCACCGCCATCAAGCTGCTGCGCGCGGGCTCGGATGGTCAGGGCCTCGAGCGCTTCGAGCGCGAGGTGCAGCTCACCAGCCAGCTCACCCACCCCAACACCATCGCCATCTACGACTACGGCCACACCGCGGATGGTCTCTTCTATTACGTCATGGAGTACCTGGAGGGGGTGGACCTGGATGGGCTGCTCGCCGTCTCGGGGCCGCAGCCGCCCGCGCGTGTCATCCACCTGCTGCGTCAGGTGTGCGACGCGCTGGAGGAGGCGCACGGGCAGGGACTGCTGCACCGGGACATCAAGCCCGCCAACCTGTTCCTGTGCCGGCGGCGCGGCGTGCCGGATCTGGTGAAGGTGCTCGACTTCGGGCTGGTGAAGGACCTGGGAGAGTCCCGGGACTCGGCGAGCTCCCGGAGCGGCACCCTCACCGGCTCGCCGCTGTTCATGGCCCCCGAGGCCATCTCCACTCCCGGGAAGGTGGATGCGCGCAGTGACCTGTACTCCCTGGGAGCGGTGGGGTACGCGCTGCTCACGGGCACGCACGTCTTCGAGGGCCGGGGCATGGTGGAGGTCTGCGCCCACCACCTGCACACGCCCCCCGAGCCGCCGAGCCAGCGGGTGGGGCACGCCCTGCCGGAAGACCTGAGCGGACTCCTGCTGCGCTGTCTGGCGAAGCGGCCCGAGGAGCGCTTCGCCAGCGTGCAGGAGCTGCGAGACGCGTTGGAGGCGTGCGCGGACGCGGGGAAGTGGACGAAGGTGGACGCCGAGCGCTGGTGGCTGCAACACGGTGCCGCGGTGGACGCGGCCGGGTCCACCCGGCGCGTCGCTCCGCCGCTCACCGGGGCCCAGACGGTGGTGGCGAAGGATCCGATGTCGCGCGCGGCGTAG
- the gshB gene encoding glutathione synthase, translated as MAALTIGFLMDPLEGVRVDHDSTFALMLEAQRRGHQVRYFEQPWLRFGGTSAEARMRTVTVRREPGNHFDLLDEQIRPLSSLDVLFLRKDPPVDADFIQATQLVELCNGREPVFLNNPTGIRDANEKLFGLRFPELMPETLIARDMVALSRFVASHPQGTILKPVEGFGGQGIVFLQPGDRNTRSLLEVLTLGGRKAIVAQAYLPESRQGDKRIILVDGEPCGAVLRVPAQDDHRGNMAAGGTPVKTQLTPRELEICARLKPSLQARGLYFVGIDVIGDWLTEVNVTSPTGIAEVDKLDNTNVEAKVIDVAERLAGSRR; from the coding sequence ATGGCCGCGCTCACCATCGGCTTCCTCATGGACCCGCTCGAGGGCGTTCGGGTGGATCATGACTCCACCTTCGCCCTCATGCTCGAGGCCCAGCGACGCGGGCATCAGGTGCGCTACTTCGAGCAGCCCTGGCTCCGCTTCGGCGGCACCTCCGCCGAGGCCCGCATGCGCACCGTCACCGTGCGCCGCGAGCCCGGCAACCACTTCGACCTGCTCGACGAGCAGATCCGCCCGTTGTCGAGCCTCGACGTGCTCTTCCTGCGCAAGGATCCGCCCGTCGACGCCGACTTCATCCAGGCCACCCAGCTGGTGGAGCTGTGCAACGGCCGCGAGCCCGTCTTCCTCAACAACCCCACCGGCATCCGCGATGCCAACGAGAAGCTCTTCGGCCTGCGCTTCCCCGAGCTCATGCCCGAGACGCTCATCGCCCGCGACATGGTGGCGCTCTCCCGGTTCGTCGCGAGCCATCCCCAGGGCACCATCCTCAAGCCCGTCGAGGGCTTCGGCGGCCAGGGCATCGTCTTCCTCCAGCCCGGAGACCGCAACACCCGCTCGCTCCTCGAGGTCCTCACGCTCGGAGGCCGCAAGGCCATCGTCGCCCAGGCCTACCTCCCGGAGAGCCGCCAGGGTGACAAGCGCATCATCCTCGTGGACGGCGAGCCCTGTGGCGCGGTGCTGCGCGTCCCGGCCCAGGACGACCACCGCGGCAACATGGCCGCGGGTGGCACTCCGGTGAAGACGCAGCTCACCCCGCGCGAGCTGGAGATCTGCGCCCGGCTCAAGCCGTCGCTCCAGGCGCGGGGCCTGTACTTCGTGGGCATCGACGTGATTGGCGACTGGCTCACCGAGGTCAACGTCACCAGCCCCACCGGCATCGCGGAGGTGGACAAGCTGGACAACACCAACGTCGAGGCGAAGGTCATCGACGTCGCCGAGCGGCTAGCGGGCAGCAGGCGCTGA